The nucleotide sequence AAAATCAAAAATTATCGCAATCTATTAATTATGTCAATTACAAAAATACATCCAAATCAATTAAAAGATATTCCAAGTTATCCAGAACCATATGTGACTTCTTTATCTGAAACATCTTCAATTCCAGATTTAACAAAAGATATCACAGTTTACGGTGACTATTTCACACCAAATATGACAGTTAATATTCTAGACAATACAGTTAGTGATTTTAGATTTATTAGCAGTAAAGAAATTAGTTTTAAGGTAAGATCAGGTAATCAAGAAGGTGCTTTCAATATTATATTAAATAATGGGCGTATCCTAACTTTGACAAATTACTGGGTTGTAAGCTTAGGAGAAGTTTTAGTACCGCAAGTAGATGATTGGACTAACTTAATTAATAACCCAATTTTGAGTATAGGCGGTATCAAAAAAGATATCGAAAACAGTCTAGTGAGCGCAGACTGGGTAAATATTGATGCAAATCAAGATTTTAGTATATATGGAAAATTAGAGGATTTTACTTTAGGGGGATCAACAGCAACTTCAGGTAATGTAACACAAATACAGCTGTTGAATGCAGATACTTTAAATGAAGTGTCTAGAATGGTATGGAGATTTAATTCGTCTTTCACTTTTAAGCAAATTAGATCCTATTTAGCTGATGGTTCGAGTTCAGGAGATGGAGACGGAGGCGATATATTTAACGATGTTGGAAGGTTATCAAGAATAGGAGAGTCCTGGATTTTTTACGTAAATGACATACAAGAACATATTTATAATAGTGCAGGATATACAGGAGCATTATTAGTCAGAGTTTCAGCATATAATTCAGGACTTAAACAAATAAAACTTATAAAACACTAAAGATGAAATTATTACCTAAAAATGGTGTATATAATTCGCCTATGGCAGTTCAAGGAAAATTTGAGAATGTTTTCATTGAAGACCGAGAAATAACTATCAAAAGAAACGAAAATTTTCTATCAGTAAAATTTGTCATGTTTTATTTAAAAGACGAGAAAGAAATTATTCTAGGATCTAAAACTATGGAGTTTTGTGGTCTTGAAAATGATTACGCAAATTCTACAAATATCGCAAGCATCTTCAAATATCCTAATCCTGATTATGATCCAAATTTTGATATAGCGGAATCAAAATCGGATGAAGACTACAAAAAGACTATTGAATGGATTGAAAATGTGAAGTTGATGGAATATTTAGCTTTAAACAACAATAAACTACCGTACGGAGCAATCATTACAGAGTACGGATACCCAACATTCGAAGTGGTTCTACAATATTTTGAAGGAGGTACATTAGATGATCCAGAAGTTCAAATAAATAATGAATTTGCTCAGGGTTTTCTGCTTAACAAACTATCCATAAATGGAGAAATTGTAGGGGACCAGTTTATTTTCTTATCATAATCCTCCTGTCCTTTTTTTAAAATCACTGGGTTCAGACTTTTACATTATAAATCTGAACCCAATGAATCTCTCAAATTTCAAATCCTGGCTATCTGAATTCTTCAGTAATATTGGCCAGTTGCTCCTAGCTTTTTTTCTTATTCTCGTAGCCTTTGCGCTATTCATTCCCTGCTTAGTTGCTTCTCTTATTTGGAAAGTAATTGTTTCCATTACCAAAGAGAATCGAAAAGCTCGAGATATTATTTCCGGTACAAAGCAATTCTTTTTGGCAATTGCTATCGCTTTAGATCAACTTGGCAATGTTGCCTTTGGCGGTTTTTTCAATTGGTTCTTTCTGAAGAATGAGTATGGTCTTTATAATTTCGGCTCAGCCCATGAAACTGTAAGCGAAGTTTTGGGATGGAATCTTTATCTGGAGCATTTAAACCAAAAAGGTAAATATATGGTTGCTCTTCTTAACTGGATCGAAAAAGATCATTGTATCAAAGCCATGAGATCCGGTATTCAAACGGCACAATTCAAAACTGAACATTGGAAGGATGTTCAGGATTATCAAGTAAACTCAAAACCTCAATAATGAAAACAATTCTTACACTTTTGATTGGGTTCTTCCTAATCACTACCAACACCTTTGCGCAGAAATCCGAAAAAGAACCTGTTGAAGATTCGGTCACTATTAGCATTCCGGCTACTGTGGTTCTAAACCACGAAGGCAAAATGCTTATTACTGATCGATATAACAAGAGGCACTTCGAGATCGAATCGACCAGAGAAATTTCCCAGGGAAAAGAATATGAATTTATTCTCCAGTTCAAAATTTCCGATCGGCAAAAAAATCATTGTATCGGCTGCACCGGAATTTTGCCGGCCACTTTAATAGACTTTACAATTACTCCCTATCAAGCAAAACTGGATCAGGCACGAATAAGGGATGCATTGCGTAATAAAGGATACGATAAAAGCCCCAGATACCAATAGTAAAAATAATTTATGCTAGCTCTTCAAACAGAATCTCTTTCTAAATTTTCCGAATATGGCCTGCCCGGACTTATAATCCTTACGCTTATCATAGCTGTTGGCTATCTCTTCAAGGTTGTTCATGACTATAGCAAACAAGATAGGAAGCGGGCCGATCATTTTGGAGAAGCCTTTATGAAAATATCAGGGGATCAAAATGAGACTAATCGAAAAATCGTTGAAGTTACTGAGAAGATGGCCGATCAGAATAAGGTATATCATCAAGATACCACCAGAAGACTCGAAGAAATGCCTGCTAAGATCCTCAAGGAATTTGAATATAGAAACTTACAGAAGTCACAAAATTCCTCAAATACTACACCTGCACCATGAACTTAACTCCCCTTCAGAAATTTCAGAATTCGCAATGCTTAGATCCAGATAATGATTTTGGGCCATTGACGATTAAAGCAATGCGTTTTGCATTTTCATTGAGCATTGAGCAAACAGCTAATTTCGCTGGGCAATGTGCGCATGAATCAAATTATTTTAAGCGCCAGTTTGAAAACTTAAATTATTCTTACGAAAGATTATTGCAGATCTTCTCCCACGATTTTGATACCGATCGAAACCGGATCCTTTCTGACGAAGAAAAACAAGTGGCCAGGATCCTGGAAAGAAAACCGCAGCAAATTGCAAATTTCGTTTACGCCAACCAAAATGGAAATGGTGATGAAGCTTCTGGAGATGGCTGGCTATTTCGTGGGCGTGGTCCTCTGCAATTAACCGGTAGAAGAAATTACCAATTATTCGCTGCTGCGATGAATGATCAGGAAATCATGTGCAATCCAGATCTCGTGGTTACTAAATATTATTTTGAAAGTGCATTATGGTATTTCGAAAGTAATAATCTCTGGAGTATTGCGAAGAAAACAAATCGAGTAGCTATTAAAAATCTTACCAAACGAGTGAATGGAGGATATCATGGGCTTCAGGATCGTATTAATAAAACTATAAATTTCGAAGGATGGTTACGCGCTGCTTAATTTTAATAATTGTCATATCGCTATTTGGATGTAGTTCGAGAAAAGTGGAAACGCACAAAAAACTGGAGTCAGTTTCTGAACTACGTCAAAATGATATCCAGGAACTGCAAACTGAAAAAATAAAAAGTGATATCCTTCGAATTTCGGAAAATTGGGATCTCAATCTAAAACCTGAAGATCCCAATAAACCAATGCAGGTTATTTATGGTAATGACACTCTTAATTCTACCAACGCAAATGTATCACTAAGCAAAAATAAAGAAACTGAAAATGCTCAATCGGTGACCGATAAGAAAACTGAAAAATTAGATCAATCTAAATCAGAAAAAGAAAAAGGTTCCTCTGAAAAAGGAAAATCAACCGATCGACAGTCTCCAAGCTGGGGATTAAATATTGGACTTATTTTTGGGATCATCTTGTCAATTATTTTGATATCCCTTTACTTCAAAACAAAAACTCCCAAACCCTAATTTTCTCAAAATATCCATGCTTTGAAAGGACAGCAATTTTGCTGTCCTTTTTTTAAGGTTTCTAGCTATCGAATTTAGCCTAAAATATAAGCATGGGGATCAACATTTCATTAATTGTGAAGCTTCCAAAATTCTGGAACGAACTAAGCGAAAAGCAGCTGGGTAAAATTGCTGTGGTCATAGAGCATTTTAGAAAATTCTATGAGCTTTATCCTAAAAAGGCTAACACAGCGATAAATAGGCTTTACTCGAGAATTTGTAAAATACTGCTTAGCTCCAATAATTTCCTGGTACAATATATTGCCCTGGTGCAAATTCCTCCGGAGGAATATGCAGATCATGTTGCATTTATAAATAAGGAAAACAATAGGACTGTATTTCCCTCAGCTTTCGAGATTGGTAATGAAGTGCACCACCCTCCGGCAAATAGGATACAAAACCTATCGATGGAAGAGTTCAGCTTTGTAGATGCATTGTTTTTTAACTGGAGATTAAAAAACGATGCGAGATATCTCGATTTGATTTGTGCAACGCTCTACCGAGCTGCCGGATCTCAAAATCCAGATTACGACATTAGGCGACCATTTAATAAAATCATTTTAGAAAAATCTCTTACAAAGTGGCTAAATGTTTCCGACGAAAAAAAACTGGCCATTGCTTATACTTTTGAAGGCTGTCGAAATCAAATGGTAAAATTATATCCTAATACATTCCCGAAATCCCCAAAGGAAACGAAGAATACTAAAATTCAGCAAAAGCCCCAATACACTCCTTTCGGTCAGCTGCTCAACTTCAAAATAAATTTTGATCCATCTAAGCTCGAGCAAACCGAGCGCATGAACATGCACAAGTTTTTAAGCACCTACGAAAATGAATTAGTAAACGATAAAAAAGCAAAGAAAAATGCCAGAACTAACCCATAAAATCACTGTTGATTATTTTGAAAATATAAATCTTCAATTAAAGGATTTTCCGGAAAAATCATTTTTCAGGATGGATCTGGAGGAACTTTTCGGTGCTTTTAGAACCGGGATAAACTTTCCGGCAATGAGCGTGGAATCTCCAGAAGGTGATGGCTCTAAATCTATTCCTGAAAATAGTATTATTGGTCGGTTCTTCGCATTCACGATTTGGCAAAATCCACAACGTGGTAACTTTGAAGCACAAAACGATATGCTGGATGAATGTGAGCGTATAGGTCTTAAGATCATCGCACGTATGCGTTTAGAATCTAAGAAACCCAATTCTATTCTTTACAACAAATTCAAAACTTCAACCGTAAGCTGGAAACAATATGGACCTGTCTTTAACGAACAACTATACGGATATAGATTTCAAGGCACTTTTGAAGGTAACGAACCTTTGAAAGTGAATCCTGAAGATTGGGAAGATCTTAGCATTGCCTGCCCTTAAATCGCTGTCCTTTTTTAACGGCCCTATAGCTGCCAATTTTGAATTATGCCAGGAGATATAAAATCAAAAGAAAAAGCAATTGGAAAACGTGCTGCAAGGATAGCCGAGAACTATGTTCACTCCATCCTAAAGAGCAAGCTTAATATTCATAATAAGGGTGATGCTAATACGGTTCCTATTCTTGAAGCTACCAGGATTACTGCTAAAATGGGTACGCATCGACTACTTGGTTTAAACTTTACTTCGAGCAAAGTAGGTTTTATGCTCCATTATGGTGCTGCAGGTGTTCGTGAAGGCGGTAATGTTTACCTAAGAGCTTCGCGGTACCATAAAGGTGAAACGCTTAGAAAACCGCACCAGGTTAAACTTCCGCAATTTCAATTATTCGATGATATCTATAAAAAATCAGATGCACTCGATTATCTAATCGATGCACTTGGCGAAACCAGAACTGACGATGTAATGGCCAAAATCTCCAACCTGGTATTGCAACTTAATACAGAGGATAAATAATGGGTGCACAAACTAAAGTATTTAACCTCGCTATTCGTGTAAATGACAAAGAAGTCAAAACCACGATGAACTCTGTAGGTAAAGAACTGCGAGCGCAGCGTGGCTATGTTCGAAATCTTGAAGAAGGAACAAAGAAGTGGAATGAGGAAA is from Zunongwangia endophytica and encodes:
- a CDS encoding IPT/TIG domain-containing protein, whose translation is MSITKIHPNQLKDIPSYPEPYVTSLSETSSIPDLTKDITVYGDYFTPNMTVNILDNTVSDFRFISSKEISFKVRSGNQEGAFNIILNNGRILTLTNYWVVSLGEVLVPQVDDWTNLINNPILSIGGIKKDIENSLVSADWVNIDANQDFSIYGKLEDFTLGGSTATSGNVTQIQLLNADTLNEVSRMVWRFNSSFTFKQIRSYLADGSSSGDGDGGDIFNDVGRLSRIGESWIFYVNDIQEHIYNSAGYTGALLVRVSAYNSGLKQIKLIKH
- a CDS encoding glycoside hydrolase family 19 protein → MNLTPLQKFQNSQCLDPDNDFGPLTIKAMRFAFSLSIEQTANFAGQCAHESNYFKRQFENLNYSYERLLQIFSHDFDTDRNRILSDEEKQVARILERKPQQIANFVYANQNGNGDEASGDGWLFRGRGPLQLTGRRNYQLFAAAMNDQEIMCNPDLVVTKYYFESALWYFESNNLWSIAKKTNRVAIKNLTKRVNGGYHGLQDRINKTINFEGWLRAA